One window from the genome of Epinephelus fuscoguttatus linkage group LG3, E.fuscoguttatus.final_Chr_v1 encodes:
- the epn3b gene encoding epsin-3: MTTSALRRQVKNIVHNYSEAEIKVREATSNDPWGPSSSLMSEIADLTFNVVAFAEVMGMVWKRLNDSGKNWRHVYKALTLLDYLLKTGSERVAQQCRENAFTIQTLRDFQYVDRDGRDQGANVREKARQLVCLLRDEERLRQERSQALKTKERMAGGGSGGGGGVYGGIPPSYHPGRRTSQPSMAVLYGEEFSRSRGSPSSFNSSSSSPRAASDLEQARPQTSGEEELQLQLALAMSREESQKEQCCRQGDESLLQKALDESRRESQSGTQESAMLDLVDIFGPSSEAAPQPTDPWNSAQPTNDITSDPWDSVAVHSSTPVIGSPWTAPPSSSNVSNPWAPCADSRTDPWETAPVSSSPVNHAWDSPTDGGGDGKDPFAAQEEEKQDVPQVSSPIPASPTDAELFGVKADSDLFAGADSKPDPFGSDPPVKPQVNGRESSSPEMFDLSRLAPPLSAPPTRVCRTPEAFLGPTGASLVNLDALIPSNPPSKTHNNPFLSGLSAPSPTNPFHCDQPRLTLNQMRPSSTSPLPPHMLSYSPSLPLPLPHQPPILPSSLTQPPAGLLDLPSNLPQPLLPLSPRPAQRTQSQTHSHNPFL, encoded by the exons ATGACAACCTCAGCCCTGCGCCGGCAGGTGAAGAATATTGTGCACAACTATTCAGAAGCAGAGATCAAG GTTCGAGAGGCCACCTCGAATGATCCATGGGGCCCGTCCTCGTCTCTCATGTCAGAGATTGCTGACTTGACCTTCAATGTAGTGGCGTTTGCCGAGGTCATGGGCATGGTGTGGAAACGCCTCAACGACAGCGGCAAGAACTGGAGACATGTCTACAAG GCCCTGACTCTGTTGGATTACCTGCTGAAGACAGGATCAGAGCGAGTGGCCCAACAGTGCCGTGAGAACGCATTCACTATTCAG ACGCTACGAGACTTCCAGTATGTGGACCGTGATGGCAGAGATCAGGGGGCCAACGTGAGAGAAAAAGCACGCCAACTGGTGTGTCTCCTCCGGGATGAGGAGCGGCTCCGCCAGGAGAGAAGTCAAGCCCTGAAGACCAAGGAGCGAATGGCTGGGGGAGGCAGTGGTGGGGGCGGAGGGGTGTACGGAGGGATACCGCCATCCTATCACCCTGGCAGACGAACGAGCCAGCCCAGCATGGCTGTTCTGTACGGGGAGGAATTCAGCCGCTCCAGAGGCTCTCCATCCTCCTTTAACT CCTCATCCTCGTCTCCTCGTGCCGCCTCAGACCTGGAGCAGGCTCGACCTCAGACAAGCGGCgaggaggagctgcagctcCAGCTGGCTCTAGCCATGAGCAGGGAGGAGAGTCAGAAg GAGCAGTGCTGTCGCCAAGGAGACGAGTCTCTGTTACAGAAGGCCCTGgatgagagcaggagagagagtcAGTCGGGGACACAGGag TCTGCAATGCTCGACCTAGTGGACATATTTGGCCCCTCATCTGAGGCCGCACCTCAGCCTACTGACCCGTGGAACTCTGCCCAACCCACCAATGACATCACCTCTGACCCCTGGGACTCTGTAG cGGTCCACTCCAGCACACCTGTGATCGGTAGCCCTTGGACGGCCCCTCCCTCATCCTCCAACGTGTCCAATCCTTGGGCTCCATGTGCGGACTCACGCACAGACCCCTGGGAAACGGCACCTGTCTCCTCCAGTCCTGTCAATCATGCATGGGACAGCCCAACAGACGGAG GTGGTGATGGAAAAGATCCGTTTGCTGCGCaggaagaggagaaacaagATGTTCCTCAAGTGTCCTCTCCTATACCTGCTAGTCCCACAG ATGCAGAATTGTTTGGTGTAAAGGCAGACTCTGACCTGTTTGCTGGAGCAGATTCCAAGCCAGATCCATTTGGGAGCGACCCACCAGTAAAACCCCAGGTCAATGGGCGAGAGTCATCCAGCCCAGAGATGTTTGATTTGTCCCGGCTAGCACCCCCGCTCAGCGCCCCACCTACACGTGTATGTCGAACCCCGGAGGCCTTCCTAGGACCCACCGGGGCCTCGCTGGTCAATTTAGATGCTCTGATACCCTCCAACCCCCCTAGCAAGACGCACAACAACCCCTTCCTCTCAG GTCTGAGTGCTCCGTCTCCAACCAACCCCTTCCACTGCGACCAGCCTCGCCTCACCCTCAACCAAATGCGACCATCGTCTACATCCCCGTTACCCCCCCACATGCTCTCCTACAGCCCATCGCTGCCTCTCCCTTTGCCCCACCAGCCACCcattctcccctcctctcttacACAACCTCCCGCTGGACTCCTGGACCTTCCCTCCAACCTCCCGCAGCCCCTGCTCCCCCTTTCTCCACGACCGGCACAGCGCACtcaatcacagacacacagccacAACCCTTTCCTCTGA